One part of the Rhizobium rhizogenes genome encodes these proteins:
- a CDS encoding amino acid ABC transporter permease → MKGWNWEGFFEYLTNYYLFEGALVTLGLTVFAMTAGLALGFVIAVMRMSKYRFLSGPAYFYTWIFRGTPLLVQLIIIYTGLPQIGIKLTVLQSTLIGLSLCEAAYLSEIVRAGIAAVPKGQINAARAIGMTEAQVMRYIVAPQAFRIIIPPLGNSVNGVLKTTSIASIISMEELLRRTQVLIQEKFLVLELFMVAALYYLAMTTAWELIQRRIEKRFGKAYGPMSTDVH, encoded by the coding sequence GTGAAGGGTTGGAACTGGGAAGGTTTCTTCGAATATCTGACGAATTATTATCTGTTCGAGGGCGCGCTGGTGACGCTCGGCCTCACTGTTTTCGCCATGACGGCGGGTCTGGCGCTAGGCTTCGTTATTGCGGTGATGCGCATGTCGAAATACCGGTTCCTGTCCGGGCCGGCCTATTTCTACACCTGGATCTTTCGCGGCACGCCGCTTCTGGTGCAGCTCATCATCATCTATACCGGTCTGCCGCAGATCGGCATCAAGCTGACGGTTCTGCAGTCAACGCTGATCGGCCTGTCTCTCTGTGAAGCGGCCTATCTGTCGGAAATCGTCCGAGCGGGCATTGCCGCGGTTCCAAAGGGCCAGATCAATGCGGCCCGCGCCATCGGCATGACCGAGGCGCAGGTGATGCGGTACATCGTTGCGCCGCAGGCCTTCCGCATCATCATTCCGCCGCTCGGCAATTCCGTCAACGGCGTACTCAAGACGACGTCGATCGCTTCGATCATTTCCATGGAAGAGCTTCTGCGCCGCACGCAGGTGCTCATTCAGGAAAAGTTCCTGGTTCTCGAGCTCTTCATGGTCGCAGCCCTTTATTACCTTGCCATGACGACCGCCTGGGAACTGATCCAGCGCCGGATCGAAAAGCGGTTCGGCAAGGCTTATGGCCCCATGTCGACTGACGTGCATTAA
- a CDS encoding amino acid ABC transporter ATP-binding protein: MIELQSVNKWYGPNFQILTNCSLNVAKGEVVVICGPSGSGKSTLIKCVNALETIGNGVITVNGVEVTDPKTDMPKLRSRVGMVFQHFELFPHMTILENLCIGQEKVLGRSPAEALAKANALLERVGLTAHARKYPGQLSGGQQQRVAIARALAMDPVAMLFDEPTSALDPEMINEVLDVMVSLAQEGMTMMVVTHEMGFARKVADRIVFMDGGEIVEIGEGDSFFTDPKTERARSFLSKILAH; the protein is encoded by the coding sequence ATGATCGAACTACAATCCGTCAACAAATGGTACGGCCCTAATTTTCAGATTCTGACCAATTGCAGCCTGAATGTCGCCAAGGGGGAAGTCGTCGTGATCTGCGGGCCTTCCGGTTCCGGAAAATCGACCCTGATCAAATGCGTCAATGCGCTGGAGACGATTGGCAACGGCGTCATCACGGTCAATGGTGTGGAGGTGACAGATCCTAAGACCGATATGCCGAAACTGCGCTCCAGGGTGGGCATGGTATTTCAGCATTTCGAACTTTTCCCGCATATGACGATCCTTGAAAATCTCTGCATCGGGCAGGAGAAGGTTCTGGGCCGTTCCCCGGCGGAAGCGCTTGCCAAGGCCAATGCCCTTCTCGAACGGGTGGGGTTGACGGCGCATGCCAGGAAATATCCCGGGCAGTTGTCGGGCGGTCAGCAACAGCGCGTCGCCATTGCCCGTGCGCTGGCGATGGACCCGGTCGCCATGCTGTTCGATGAGCCGACATCGGCGCTCGATCCGGAAATGATCAACGAGGTCCTCGACGTCATGGTCTCGCTCGCACAGGAGGGCATGACAATGATGGTGGTGACGCATGAGATGGGTTTTGCCCGCAAGGTGGCGGACCGCATCGTCTTCATGGATGGCGGCGAAATTGTCGAAATCGGTGAGGGCGACAGTTTCTTCACCGATCCGAAGACGGAGCGTGCCCGCTCCTTCCTGTCGAAAATCCTGGCGCACTAG
- a CDS encoding iron-containing alcohol dehydrogenase has translation MINRVLMPREMLIGGGSRFRLPAMLKSLGVNSPLLVCDPVMQKLGHADALLQALSGESINGAIFSEVVEDPTDISIAALVKRISDGSHDGLVALGGGSAMDTAKAGAIVATSGEELRTLKVPRIVDFAVMPVIAIPTTAGTGSEVTRAAVVTDTVASEKMLILGTAALPVAAIIDYELTLTCPYRVTVDTGIDALTHALEALVNRNGNAHSEALALSALKLIGANLEKVADNPDDRDAREAMMLGATHAGLAVSNTSTALIHGLSRPVGAFFHVPHGMSNAMVLPLVTQFSLNSALPHYAAAARALGCASAADSDKIAGTKLVEAFIGLNRRLKVPTPQEFGIDRSRYLELLPEMVRQGLASGTPANNPRVPTIAEMTRLYELAYDGSIAEF, from the coding sequence ATGATAAACCGTGTCCTGATGCCCCGCGAAATGCTGATCGGCGGCGGCAGCCGTTTCCGATTGCCGGCCATGCTGAAATCGCTCGGGGTTAATAGTCCTCTGCTCGTCTGTGATCCCGTGATGCAGAAGCTCGGCCATGCCGATGCGCTTTTGCAGGCGCTTTCAGGTGAAAGCATAAATGGCGCCATTTTCTCCGAGGTCGTTGAGGACCCCACGGACATATCGATCGCTGCTTTGGTGAAGCGCATTTCCGATGGCAGTCATGACGGTCTTGTCGCCCTCGGTGGCGGCAGCGCCATGGATACCGCAAAGGCAGGCGCCATCGTCGCGACCAGCGGCGAAGAGTTGCGCACCCTGAAGGTGCCGCGGATCGTGGATTTCGCCGTCATGCCGGTGATTGCTATCCCCACCACCGCCGGCACCGGATCGGAAGTGACACGCGCTGCCGTCGTGACCGATACGGTGGCAAGCGAAAAAATGCTGATCCTTGGCACCGCCGCTTTACCTGTCGCCGCCATCATCGACTACGAGCTGACGCTGACCTGCCCCTACCGGGTCACCGTCGATACCGGCATCGATGCGCTGACCCATGCGCTGGAGGCGCTGGTCAACCGCAATGGCAATGCCCATTCTGAAGCGCTGGCGCTTTCCGCGCTGAAGCTGATCGGCGCAAATCTTGAAAAAGTGGCCGATAATCCTGATGACCGGGATGCGCGCGAAGCGATGATGCTGGGCGCAACCCATGCCGGGCTTGCCGTCTCCAACACATCGACTGCGCTGATCCATGGTCTCAGCCGGCCGGTCGGTGCTTTTTTCCATGTGCCGCATGGCATGTCGAATGCGATGGTGCTGCCACTGGTCACGCAGTTTTCGCTGAATTCCGCTTTGCCGCACTATGCTGCCGCCGCCCGTGCGCTGGGTTGTGCCAGCGCGGCGGATAGCGACAAGATCGCTGGCACAAAGCTGGTGGAGGCCTTCATCGGCCTGAACAGGCGGCTGAAAGTGCCGACCCCGCAAGAGTTCGGCATCGACAGGAGCCGCTATCTCGAACTGTTGCCGGAAATGGTGCGTCAGGGCCTTGCGTCCGGCACGCCCGCCAATAACCCCCGGGTGCCCACAATTGCCGAAATGACGCGTCTGTACGAGCTCGCCTATGACGGAAGCATCGCCGAATTTTAA
- a CDS encoding amino acid synthesis family protein, translating to MSIQIRKTLLQVETTLIEGGKAAATPLKLFSAIAVVKNPWVGKGFVENLKPEIHAGAPVLGELLTKMILDAVGSGEAVEAYGKAAVVGLDGEIEHASALIHTLRFGNHYRQAVGAKSYLAFCNTRGPGNAPIMIPLMDKNDEGRRSHYLTIQTAIPDAPAADEIVVALGASVGGRPHHRIGDRYQDLQDLGQDVANPAGV from the coding sequence ATGTCCATCCAGATCCGCAAGACCCTGCTGCAGGTCGAAACGACGTTGATTGAGGGAGGCAAGGCTGCCGCTACGCCCTTGAAGCTGTTCAGCGCGATTGCGGTCGTGAAAAATCCCTGGGTGGGAAAAGGCTTCGTCGAAAACCTGAAGCCGGAAATCCATGCCGGTGCGCCCGTGCTGGGTGAATTGCTGACGAAGATGATCCTCGATGCGGTCGGCTCGGGCGAAGCTGTGGAGGCCTATGGCAAGGCGGCGGTCGTCGGGCTGGATGGCGAGATCGAACATGCGTCCGCGCTCATCCACACGCTGCGGTTTGGCAATCACTATCGCCAGGCGGTTGGCGCGAAATCTTACCTGGCCTTCTGTAACACCCGTGGTCCGGGCAATGCACCGATCATGATCCCGCTGATGGACAAGAATGATGAAGGCCGCCGTTCGCATTATCTGACCATCCAGACCGCCATTCCCGATGCCCCGGCCGCCGATGAGATCGTCGTCGCACTCGGCGCTTCGGTTGGCGGCCGGCCCCATCACCGCATTGGCGACCGTTACCAGGATCTGCAGGATCTCGGTCAGGACGTTGCCAACCCGGCCGGCGTTTGA
- a CDS encoding alpha/beta fold hydrolase: protein MQEGATTSRVNVAKAGAAALPRKTTEGGAAYFEAGAGEDLILIHGVGMRLEAWEPQIEVFSRTHRVIAVDMPGHGGSARLAAGSTLTDFVGWFGRFLDDMRIARANVAGHSMGALISGGAAATFGDRIARVGYLNGVYRRDPVAKAAVLARAAAIRTEGVDKEGPLLRWFGDDAKSQHARELTRGWLEMVDPEGYAVAYTAFAGGDETYADRWPSVACPALFLTGSDDPNSTPLMAEQMAAITPRGYARIVEAHRHMVNLTAPETVNALMAEWLAIEEEPQ, encoded by the coding sequence ATGCAGGAGGGCGCCACCACCTCACGGGTCAATGTTGCAAAGGCAGGTGCTGCCGCGCTCCCTCGCAAGACGACCGAGGGCGGGGCGGCTTATTTCGAAGCCGGTGCGGGTGAGGATCTGATCCTCATCCACGGCGTCGGCATGCGGCTTGAAGCATGGGAGCCGCAGATCGAAGTTTTTTCCCGGACGCACCGTGTCATCGCGGTCGATATGCCGGGCCATGGCGGCAGCGCACGTTTGGCCGCGGGCAGCACGCTTACGGATTTTGTCGGCTGGTTCGGCCGTTTTCTTGACGATATGCGGATCGCACGCGCCAATGTTGCCGGCCATTCCATGGGCGCATTGATTTCCGGTGGAGCGGCAGCAACCTTCGGAGATCGCATTGCGCGCGTCGGTTACCTGAACGGCGTCTATCGCCGTGATCCGGTGGCAAAGGCAGCGGTGCTTGCCCGTGCGGCGGCGATCCGCACCGAGGGCGTGGACAAGGAAGGTCCGCTGCTGCGCTGGTTCGGCGATGACGCCAAGAGCCAGCATGCGCGGGAACTGACACGCGGCTGGCTGGAAATGGTCGACCCGGAAGGTTACGCAGTTGCCTACACGGCCTTTGCGGGTGGGGATGAGACCTATGCGGATCGCTGGCCTTCGGTCGCTTGCCCCGCGCTTTTCCTGACTGGTTCTGATGATCCGAATTCGACGCCGCTGATGGCCGAGCAGATGGCGGCAATCACGCCGCGCGGTTACGCTCGCATCGTCGAGGCGCACCGGCATATGGTCAATCTGACCGCACCTGAAACTGTCAATGCACTGATGGCCGAATGGCTGGCTATTGAGGAGGAGCCGCAATGA
- a CDS encoding flavin reductase family protein codes for MTVATLDPRALRDAFGAFVTGVTIVTTRDDAGKPVGFTANSFTSVSLDPPLLLICLARTSRNFATMTGAKNFAVNILSESQKDLSNTFARPVEDRFAAAAWSDAPQGSPVFADVAAWFECSMQEVIEAGDHVILLGRIGAFDNSGLNGLGYARGGYFTPMLAAKAVSAAAEGEITVGAVLERRGEIYLVGDDVLSLPGCVVAGGDPVAALTSRLEELTGLSVRTGFLYSVYENKADGRQHIVYHALAEGDDAPEQGRFLLPSALGSTKFDSAATADIVNRFALESSIGNFGVYVGNETAGKVHPISMKGVNP; via the coding sequence ATGACTGTTGCAACCCTTGACCCGCGCGCTCTGCGCGACGCATTCGGCGCTTTCGTGACGGGAGTAACGATCGTGACCACGCGGGATGACGCGGGAAAGCCGGTGGGCTTCACCGCAAATTCCTTCACTTCCGTTTCGCTCGACCCGCCGCTGCTGTTGATCTGCCTCGCACGCACCTCGCGCAATTTCGCGACGATGACCGGCGCGAAGAACTTTGCCGTCAACATTCTGTCGGAAAGTCAGAAGGACCTGTCCAACACCTTCGCTCGTCCGGTGGAGGATCGTTTCGCCGCAGCCGCCTGGTCGGATGCGCCGCAGGGATCGCCCGTCTTCGCTGATGTTGCGGCCTGGTTTGAGTGCTCCATGCAGGAGGTTATCGAGGCGGGCGATCACGTCATCCTGCTCGGCCGCATTGGTGCTTTCGACAATAGCGGCCTGAACGGTCTGGGCTATGCGCGTGGCGGTTATTTCACGCCGATGCTGGCCGCCAAGGCGGTCTCGGCGGCAGCCGAGGGCGAAATTACGGTTGGCGCCGTGCTGGAGCGGCGCGGCGAGATTTACCTCGTTGGTGATGACGTGCTGTCGCTGCCCGGCTGTGTCGTCGCAGGCGGTGATCCCGTTGCGGCGCTGACGTCGCGCCTTGAGGAGTTGACGGGCCTCTCCGTCAGGACGGGCTTCCTCTACTCCGTTTATGAAAACAAGGCGGATGGACGCCAGCATATCGTCTACCATGCGCTCGCCGAGGGTGACGACGCGCCGGAACAGGGTCGTTTCCTGTTGCCGAGTGCGCTTGGCTCCACAAAATTCGATTCCGCCGCGACCGCGGATATCGTCAATCGTTTCGCGCTGGAAAGCTCCATCGGCAATTTCGGTGTCTATGTCGGCAACGAGACCGCCGGCAAGGTCCATCCCATTTCCATGAAGGGGGTAAACCCATGA
- a CDS encoding LLM class flavin-dependent oxidoreductase: MKFSLFVHMERLDASQDHKTLYEEFVTLCEIADRGGMHAIWTGEHHGMDFTIAPNPFVTIADLARRTKTARLGTGTVIAPFWHPIKLAGEAAMTDLICDGRLDIGIARGAYSFEYERLLPGLDAWGAGQRMRELIPAVKGVWAGDYAHDGEFYKFPATTSAPKPLQQPFPPIWVAARDPNSHEFAVANDCNVQVTPLWQGDDEVETLMGRFNDACAKNPEKQRPKIMLLRHTYVGSDEADIAQAAHEMSVYYNYFFAWFKNEKPVHQGLIERIAAEDIAGNAMLSGDVMRKNNVVGDADEVITRLKAYEAMGYDEYSFWIDTGMSFERKKASLERFLSDVMPAFKE, encoded by the coding sequence ATGAAATTTTCGCTCTTCGTCCACATGGAACGGCTGGACGCCTCGCAGGATCACAAGACGCTTTATGAAGAGTTCGTCACCCTTTGCGAAATCGCCGATCGCGGCGGCATGCATGCCATCTGGACCGGCGAACATCACGGCATGGATTTCACCATTGCCCCGAACCCCTTCGTAACGATTGCCGATCTTGCGCGCCGCACGAAGACGGCACGTCTCGGCACCGGCACGGTCATCGCGCCCTTCTGGCATCCGATCAAACTGGCGGGTGAAGCGGCGATGACGGATCTCATCTGCGATGGTCGCCTTGATATCGGCATTGCCCGCGGTGCCTATTCCTTTGAATATGAACGGCTGCTTCCCGGCCTCGACGCCTGGGGTGCCGGCCAGCGCATGCGCGAGCTGATCCCGGCCGTTAAAGGCGTCTGGGCGGGCGACTACGCTCATGATGGTGAATTCTACAAATTCCCCGCTACCACGTCGGCTCCCAAACCGCTGCAGCAGCCTTTCCCGCCGATCTGGGTGGCGGCGCGTGATCCGAATTCGCATGAATTCGCCGTCGCCAATGATTGCAACGTGCAGGTGACGCCGCTGTGGCAGGGCGATGACGAGGTGGAAACCCTGATGGGCCGCTTCAACGATGCATGCGCCAAAAACCCGGAAAAACAGCGGCCGAAAATCATGCTGCTGCGCCACACTTACGTTGGTTCCGATGAAGCCGATATCGCGCAGGCGGCGCATGAGATGAGCGTTTATTACAATTACTTCTTCGCCTGGTTCAAAAACGAGAAGCCGGTTCATCAGGGCCTCATCGAGCGCATTGCAGCGGAGGATATTGCTGGAAACGCCATGCTTTCCGGCGATGTCATGCGCAAGAACAACGTTGTCGGCGATGCCGATGAGGTCATTACCCGGCTTAAAGCCTATGAGGCCATGGGTTACGACGAATATTCCTTCTGGATCGACACCGGCATGAGCTTCGAGCGGAAGAAAGCCTCGCTGGAGCGTTTCCTTTCCGATGTCATGCCGGCTTTCAAGGAGTAA
- a CDS encoding aldehyde dehydrogenase: protein MRRFQCYIDGRFEDGEASFSSLDPATGTAWAEMPESREADIGRAVEAAHRALYEDAAWSKLTATQRGKLLYRLADLVAENAKTLAELETRDTGKIIRETSAQIAYVADYYRYYAGLADKIEGAYLPIDKPDMDVWLRREPVGVVAAIVPWNSQLFLAAVKIGPALAAGCTIVVKASEDGPAPLLEFARLVHEAGFPAGVVNIVTGFGASCGTALTTHPKVAHIAFTGGPETARHIVRNSAENLASTSLELGGKSPILVFADADLESAANAQVAGIFAATGQSCVAGSRLIIERSVKDRFLQILAAKAEAIRIGSPLDMATEVGPLATERQRKHIVSLVSASVDAGAKVVTGGEPLDGDGYFYRPTILDCDGIRSPSMEKEFFGPVLSVVSFETEAEAIALANDTVYGLASGVFTQNLTRAHRLMKAIRAGIVWVNTYRAVSPIAPFGGFGLSGDGREGGLAAALDYTRTKTIWLRTSDDPIPDPFVMR, encoded by the coding sequence ATGCGCCGTTTTCAGTGCTATATCGACGGACGTTTCGAGGATGGCGAGGCGAGCTTTTCAAGCCTTGATCCGGCAACCGGCACGGCATGGGCCGAAATGCCGGAAAGCCGGGAAGCGGATATCGGCCGCGCGGTCGAGGCCGCGCACCGGGCGCTTTATGAGGATGCGGCTTGGTCGAAGCTGACGGCGACGCAGCGTGGCAAGCTGCTTTACCGGCTGGCCGATCTGGTTGCGGAAAATGCAAAGACGCTGGCCGAGCTCGAAACCCGCGATACCGGCAAGATCATCCGCGAAACCTCCGCCCAGATTGCCTATGTCGCGGATTATTACCGCTATTATGCCGGGCTCGCCGACAAGATCGAGGGCGCTTATCTGCCGATCGACAAGCCGGATATGGATGTCTGGCTGCGGCGCGAGCCGGTTGGCGTGGTAGCAGCCATTGTGCCGTGGAACAGCCAGCTGTTTCTTGCTGCCGTCAAGATCGGCCCGGCGCTCGCCGCCGGCTGCACCATCGTCGTCAAGGCGTCGGAAGATGGGCCCGCGCCACTGCTGGAATTTGCCCGGCTGGTGCATGAGGCCGGTTTTCCAGCTGGCGTCGTTAATATCGTTACCGGTTTCGGCGCGTCCTGCGGCACCGCGCTCACTACACATCCGAAGGTAGCGCACATCGCCTTTACCGGCGGGCCGGAAACGGCACGTCATATCGTGCGCAATTCGGCTGAAAACCTAGCATCGACATCGCTGGAACTCGGCGGCAAGTCGCCGATCCTCGTTTTCGCCGATGCCGATCTTGAGAGCGCCGCCAATGCGCAGGTGGCGGGCATTTTTGCCGCGACCGGCCAAAGCTGTGTCGCCGGCTCGCGGCTGATTATCGAAAGAAGCGTCAAGGACCGTTTCCTCCAGATTCTGGCGGCGAAGGCCGAGGCGATCCGTATCGGTTCGCCGCTGGATATGGCGACGGAAGTGGGGCCATTGGCGACGGAGCGCCAGCGCAAGCACATCGTCTCACTGGTTTCCGCTTCCGTGGATGCCGGTGCGAAAGTGGTTACCGGTGGTGAGCCTCTGGATGGTGACGGCTATTTCTATCGGCCGACCATTCTTGATTGCGATGGCATCCGTTCGCCGTCCATGGAAAAGGAATTTTTCGGCCCCGTTCTTTCGGTCGTTTCCTTTGAGACCGAGGCGGAAGCCATCGCGCTCGCCAATGATACCGTCTACGGCCTTGCCTCAGGTGTTTTCACGCAGAACCTGACACGCGCCCATCGGCTGATGAAGGCGATCCGTGCCGGCATCGTCTGGGTGAACACCTATCGCGCCGTCTCGCCGATCGCGCCTTTCGGTGGCTTTGGCCTGTCGGGTGATGGACGTGAAGGCGGGCTTGCGGCGGCGCTTGATTACACGCGTACCAAGACCATATGGCTGCGTACCTCCGACGACCCGATCCCCGATCCTTTCGTGATGCGGTGA
- a CDS encoding NIPSNAP family protein has protein sequence MFYEIRTYRLKNGAIPAYLKVVEEEGIEIQKSHLGELVGYFFSEIGPINEIVHIWAFASLDDREERRAKLMADPRWLSFLPKIRDLIEVAENKIMKPARFSPLV, from the coding sequence ATGTTTTACGAGATCCGCACCTACAGGCTGAAGAACGGCGCCATCCCGGCCTATCTCAAGGTCGTGGAGGAAGAGGGTATCGAAATCCAGAAAAGCCACCTTGGCGAACTGGTGGGTTACTTCTTTTCCGAGATCGGCCCGATCAACGAGATCGTCCATATCTGGGCTTTTGCGAGCCTTGATGACCGGGAGGAGCGGCGCGCAAAGCTGATGGCCGATCCGCGCTGGTTATCGTTTCTGCCGAAAATTCGCGACCTTATCGAAGTCGCTGAAAACAAGATCATGAAGCCGGCGCGTTTTTCTCCGCTCGTGTGA
- a CDS encoding ABC transporter substrate-binding protein, giving the protein MRSKLVLTTCAALFALGASAEANDLVFSSWGGTTQDAQKAAWADKFMVSTGINVVQDGPTDYGKLKAMVEANGVTWDVVDVEGDYAAQAGPKGLLEKLDFSVIDKTKLDPRFVTDYSVGSFYYSFVIGCNVDAVAACPKSWADLFDTAKFPGKRTFYKWSAPGVIEAALLADGVTADKLYPLDLDRAFKKLDTIKSDIIWWSGGAQSQQLIASAEAPFGSVWNGRMTALEKSGVKVETSWEQNITAADSLVVPKGTKNRDAAMKFIALATSAQAQADMASATGYAPVNIESAKLMDPETAKTLPDQQTASQVDADMSYWAQHRDEIGERWYAWQAK; this is encoded by the coding sequence ATGAGATCGAAACTGGTATTGACGACATGCGCAGCACTTTTTGCCCTTGGCGCATCTGCCGAGGCGAATGATCTGGTTTTTTCCAGCTGGGGAGGAACCACACAGGACGCCCAGAAGGCGGCCTGGGCCGATAAATTCATGGTATCGACCGGCATCAATGTGGTGCAGGACGGTCCGACCGACTACGGCAAGCTGAAGGCCATGGTTGAGGCCAACGGCGTGACCTGGGATGTGGTCGATGTCGAAGGCGACTATGCCGCGCAGGCCGGACCGAAAGGCCTGCTGGAGAAACTCGACTTTTCCGTCATCGACAAGACGAAGCTCGATCCGCGTTTCGTGACGGACTATTCCGTCGGCAGCTTTTATTACTCCTTCGTCATCGGCTGCAATGTCGATGCCGTGGCCGCCTGCCCCAAGAGCTGGGCGGACCTGTTCGATACGGCAAAGTTTCCCGGCAAGCGCACTTTCTACAAGTGGTCTGCTCCGGGCGTGATCGAAGCCGCCCTTCTTGCCGATGGTGTGACTGCCGACAAGCTCTATCCGCTCGATCTCGACCGTGCTTTCAAGAAGCTCGATACGATCAAATCCGATATCATCTGGTGGTCGGGTGGCGCGCAGTCGCAGCAGTTGATCGCATCGGCGGAAGCGCCCTTCGGCAGCGTCTGGAACGGCCGCATGACGGCGCTTGAGAAAAGCGGCGTGAAGGTGGAGACCTCCTGGGAACAGAACATCACCGCAGCGGATTCCCTCGTCGTGCCCAAGGGAACGAAGAACAGGGATGCGGCGATGAAGTTCATCGCACTCGCCACCTCCGCGCAGGCGCAGGCGGATATGGCGAGTGCGACCGGTTACGCCCCTGTTAATATCGAATCCGCCAAGCTGATGGATCCGGAAACGGCAAAAACCCTGCCGGACCAGCAGACCGCGAGCCAGGTCGATGCCGATATGAGCTACTGGGCACAGCATCGCGATGAAATCGGCGAGCGCTGGTACGCCTGGCAGGCGAAATAA
- a CDS encoding ABC transporter permease, whose translation MPFRPGSFAATLPALVLLVLFFVVPVLILLSRSITEPVFGLGNYAALLGSSTYLKIFFNTFVVSALVTVVSLVIGFPVAWALAIMPARLASIVFAILLLSMWTNLLARTYAWMVLLQRTGVVNKTLMSLGIIDQPLPLVNNLTGVTIGMTYIMLPFIIIPLYGVIRKIDPAILQAASLCGATRLQALIRILIPLAAPGMISGALMVFVMSLGYFVTPALLGGTANMMLAELIAQFVQSLVNWGMGGAAALVLLVVTLTLYAVQLKFFGAAGAGGR comes from the coding sequence ATGCCCTTCCGGCCCGGCAGTTTTGCCGCCACCCTGCCGGCGCTGGTTCTGCTTGTCCTGTTCTTCGTCGTTCCGGTTCTGATCCTGCTGTCGCGCAGCATTACCGAGCCCGTCTTCGGCCTCGGCAACTATGCGGCACTGCTGGGCAGCTCCACCTATCTGAAGATCTTCTTCAACACCTTCGTGGTGTCGGCGCTGGTAACGGTGGTGTCGCTAGTGATCGGCTTTCCCGTCGCCTGGGCGCTTGCCATCATGCCGGCGCGGCTTGCCTCCATCGTTTTCGCTATCCTGCTGCTCTCGATGTGGACCAATCTTCTGGCGCGCACCTATGCCTGGATGGTGCTGTTGCAGCGCACGGGTGTGGTGAACAAGACGCTGATGAGCCTTGGCATCATCGATCAGCCTCTGCCGCTGGTCAACAATCTCACCGGGGTTACCATCGGCATGACCTATATCATGCTGCCCTTCATCATCATTCCGCTCTACGGCGTCATCCGCAAGATCGACCCGGCCATTCTGCAGGCGGCGTCGCTGTGTGGGGCAACCCGTTTGCAGGCGTTGATCCGCATTCTCATTCCACTCGCCGCACCCGGCATGATCTCCGGCGCGCTGATGGTCTTCGTCATGTCGCTCGGTTATTTCGTCACCCCGGCGCTGCTCGGTGGCACGGCAAACATGATGCTGGCCGAACTGATTGCGCAATTCGTCCAGTCGCTCGTCAACTGGGGCATGGGCGGGGCCGCTGCGCTGGTGCTTCTGGTGGTGACGCTCACTCTCTACGCCGTGCAGCTCAAATTCTTCGGCGCGGCCGGGGCAGGGGGGCGCTGA
- a CDS encoding ABC transporter permease, with protein MLLNYNSLGLWKWLLLLITVLTSAFLILPIIFIAALSFGSSQWLIFPPPGWTLKWYADFFADPRWLDAAWTSLRIALMVTVLSVLIGLVASFGLVRGRFIGRGTLRALFMTPMILPVVVLAVALYAFFLKLGLAGTTIGFVIAHLVVALPFSVLALTGALEGFDKSIEDAAVLCGASPLQAKIRITLPAISHGLFSAAIFSFLTSWDEVVLAIFMASPTLQTLPVKIWATLRQDLTPVIAAASTLLIAVTIILMLLVAAVRKGLKT; from the coding sequence ATGCTCTTGAATTATAACAGCCTCGGCCTCTGGAAATGGCTGCTGCTCCTCATCACCGTGCTGACCTCGGCATTTCTGATCCTCCCGATCATCTTTATCGCCGCTTTGTCCTTCGGTTCGTCGCAATGGCTGATTTTTCCGCCGCCCGGCTGGACGCTGAAATGGTATGCGGATTTCTTCGCGGACCCGAGATGGCTGGATGCCGCCTGGACGAGCCTGCGCATCGCGCTGATGGTAACCGTGCTGTCCGTGCTCATCGGTCTTGTCGCCTCCTTCGGGCTGGTGCGTGGCCGTTTCATCGGACGCGGCACTCTGCGGGCGCTGTTCATGACGCCGATGATCCTGCCCGTCGTGGTGCTTGCGGTGGCGCTTTATGCTTTTTTCCTGAAACTCGGTCTTGCCGGCACCACCATCGGTTTCGTCATCGCGCATCTGGTCGTGGCGTTACCCTTCTCTGTTCTGGCGCTGACTGGTGCGCTGGAGGGTTTCGATAAATCGATCGAGGATGCGGCGGTGCTATGCGGTGCAAGCCCGTTACAGGCGAAAATCCGCATCACGCTTCCGGCCATCAGCCACGGCCTGTTTTCGGCGGCGATCTTTTCCTTCCTCACCTCCTGGGATGAGGTGGTGCTGGCGATCTTCATGGCAAGCCCGACATTGCAGACGCTGCCGGTGAAAATCTGGGCGACGCTGCGTCAGGATCTGACGCCTGTCATCGCCGCTGCCTCCACGCTTCTCATCGCGGTGACCATCATTCTCATGCTGCTTGTCGCGGCTGTGCGAAAAGGACTGAAAACATGA